One Chryseobacterium indoltheticum DNA segment encodes these proteins:
- a CDS encoding Dps family protein — translation MKNANIIGLKEADCQNISEKLNILLANYSVFYQNTRGSHWNIKGEQFFTLHPKFEELYNSLVLKIDEIAERILTLGATPAHNYSDYLQVSTIKESKEVSDGNKSVEIILNSFKVVIDLQRELLDITDKAGDEGTNSQMSDYITEQEKEVWMYNSYLGK, via the coding sequence ATGAAAAACGCTAATATTATTGGTTTAAAAGAAGCCGACTGCCAAAACATTTCAGAAAAACTGAATATTTTACTTGCCAACTACTCCGTATTTTATCAAAACACAAGAGGATCTCACTGGAATATTAAAGGTGAGCAATTTTTCACATTACACCCCAAGTTTGAAGAGCTATACAACAGTTTAGTTTTAAAAATCGATGAAATTGCAGAACGTATATTGACTTTAGGAGCAACTCCGGCACATAATTATTCAGATTACCTGCAGGTTTCTACCATCAAAGAAAGCAAAGAAGTAAGCGATGGCAACAAAAGTGTAGAGATCATTCTAAATTCTTTTAAAGTTGTAATCGATTTACAAAGAGAACTTCTAGACATTACAGACAAAGCTGGCGACGAAGGTACCAACTCACAAATGAGCGATTATATTACCGAGCAGGAAAAAGAAGTTTGGATGTACAACTCTTATTTAGGAAAGTAA
- the rpsG gene encoding 30S ribosomal protein S7: MRKTKAKKRPLLPDPKFNDQLVTRFVNNLMLDGKKSIAFKIFYDALDIVETKKGETEKTALEIWKDALTNVMPHVEVRSRRVGGANFQIPMPIRADRKISMAMKWLISYSKKRNDKSMALKLANEVVAASREEGAAYKKKSDTHKMAEANKAFSHFKF; the protein is encoded by the coding sequence ATGAGAAAGACAAAAGCGAAAAAAAGACCGTTGTTACCAGATCCAAAATTTAATGATCAATTGGTAACTAGATTCGTAAACAACTTGATGCTTGACGGTAAGAAGTCAATCGCATTCAAAATATTCTATGATGCATTGGATATCGTAGAAACTAAAAAAGGAGAAACTGAAAAGACTGCCCTTGAAATCTGGAAAGATGCATTAACTAACGTTATGCCTCACGTAGAAGTACGTTCTAGAAGAGTAGGTGGAGCAAACTTCCAGATTCCTATGCCAATCAGAGCTGATAGAAAAATTTCTATGGCAATGAAATGGTTAATTAGCTACTCTAAAAAGAGAAATGATAAGTCTATGGCTTTGAAATTGGCTAATGAAGTTGTAGCGGCTTCAAGAGAAGAAGGTGCTGCTTACAAGAAAAAGAGTGATACTCACAAAATGGCGGAAGCTAACAAAGCGTTTTCACACTTTAAATTCTAA
- the fusA gene encoding elongation factor G, producing MGRDLKFTRNIGIAAHIDAGKTTTTERILFYTGVNHKIGEVHDGASTMDWMEQEAERGITITSAATTCSWNFPTDQGKPLADTKPYHFNIIDTPGHVDFTVEVNRSLRVLDGLVFLFSAVDGVEPQSETNWRLADNYKVARMGFVNKMDRQGADFLNVVNQVKTMLGSNAVPIVLPIGAEEDFKGVVDLIKNRAIIWDEAGQGATFEVVPIPEDMKDEVLEYREKLVEAVADYDDTLMEKFFEDPDSISEDEINEALRKATIDLSIIPMTCGSSFKNKGVQFMLDAVCKYLPSPLDKDDIKGTDPRTDAEIFRKPDVNEPFAALAFKIATDPFVGRLAFFRAYSGRLDAGSYILNTRSGDKERISRIYQMHANKQNPVEYIEAGDIGAAVGFKSIKTGDTMCDEKNPIVLESMVFPDPVIGIAVEPKTKADQDKMGNALAKLAEEDPTFTVRTDEASGQTIISGMGELHLDIIVDRMRREFKVEVNQGQPQVEYKENLTKVAQHREVYKKQSGGKGKFADIVFELGPAEEGKVGLEFINEIKGGNVPREFVPAIEKGFKAAMKNGPLAGFEVEGIKVTLKDGSFHAVDSDALSFELAAKLGFKEAGRAAKPVIMEPIMKLEVVTPEEYMGNIIGDLNKRRGTISGQEEKNGAVVIKGSVPLSEMFGYVTTLRTLSSGRATSSMELEKYQATPQNVAEDIIAKAKG from the coding sequence ATGGGAAGAGATCTTAAATTTACAAGAAATATCGGTATTGCTGCGCACATTGATGCGGGTAAGACTACCACTACAGAAAGAATTTTATTCTATACAGGTGTAAACCACAAAATTGGTGAAGTTCACGATGGTGCTTCTACAATGGACTGGATGGAGCAGGAAGCAGAAAGAGGTATTACTATTACTTCTGCTGCAACTACTTGTTCTTGGAACTTTCCAACAGACCAAGGAAAACCTTTAGCTGATACTAAACCTTACCACTTCAACATCATCGATACACCGGGACACGTTGACTTCACAGTAGAAGTAAACAGATCTTTGAGAGTATTGGATGGATTGGTATTCTTATTCTCTGCAGTAGATGGAGTAGAGCCTCAGTCTGAAACAAACTGGAGACTTGCTGACAACTACAAAGTTGCAAGAATGGGATTCGTAAACAAAATGGACAGACAAGGTGCTGACTTCCTTAACGTGGTAAACCAGGTTAAGACAATGTTGGGATCAAACGCAGTTCCTATCGTTTTACCAATCGGTGCTGAAGAAGATTTCAAAGGTGTTGTAGACTTAATTAAAAACAGAGCGATCATCTGGGATGAAGCTGGACAAGGTGCTACTTTCGAGGTAGTTCCAATTCCGGAAGATATGAAAGATGAAGTTCTGGAATATAGAGAGAAATTAGTTGAAGCAGTAGCAGATTATGATGATACTTTGATGGAGAAATTCTTCGAAGATCCAGATTCAATTTCTGAAGACGAAATCAACGAAGCTCTTAGAAAAGCTACTATCGATTTATCTATTATCCCAATGACTTGTGGTTCTTCATTCAAGAACAAAGGAGTACAGTTTATGTTGGATGCAGTATGTAAATACTTGCCTTCTCCATTAGATAAAGATGATATCAAAGGTACTGACCCAAGAACAGACGCTGAGATTTTCAGAAAACCAGATGTAAACGAGCCTTTCGCGGCTTTAGCATTTAAGATTGCTACCGATCCTTTCGTAGGAAGATTGGCATTCTTCAGAGCATACTCTGGAAGACTAGATGCAGGTTCTTATATCTTGAACACTCGTTCAGGAGATAAAGAAAGAATCTCTAGAATCTATCAAATGCACGCTAACAAGCAAAACCCGGTAGAATATATTGAAGCTGGTGATATTGGTGCTGCTGTAGGTTTCAAATCTATTAAAACTGGTGATACTATGTGTGACGAGAAAAACCCAATCGTTCTAGAATCGATGGTTTTCCCTGATCCGGTAATTGGTATCGCTGTTGAGCCTAAAACTAAGGCTGACCAAGATAAAATGGGTAACGCTCTAGCTAAATTAGCTGAAGAAGATCCTACATTTACGGTTAGAACAGACGAGGCTTCAGGACAAACGATTATCTCTGGTATGGGTGAGCTTCACTTAGATATCATTGTTGACCGTATGAGAAGAGAATTCAAAGTTGAAGTTAACCAAGGTCAACCTCAGGTAGAATACAAAGAAAACTTAACAAAAGTTGCTCAGCACAGAGAGGTTTACAAAAAACAATCTGGTGGTAAAGGTAAATTTGCGGATATCGTATTTGAACTTGGACCTGCTGAGGAAGGTAAAGTTGGTTTAGAATTCATCAATGAGATCAAAGGTGGTAACGTTCCTAGAGAATTTGTTCCTGCAATTGAAAAAGGCTTTAAAGCTGCAATGAAGAACGGTCCTTTGGCTGGTTTCGAAGTTGAAGGTATTAAAGTTACTCTTAAAGACGGATCTTTCCACGCGGTGGATTCTGATGCACTTTCTTTCGAATTAGCTGCTAAATTAGGATTTAAAGAAGCGGGACGTGCTGCTAAGCCAGTAATTATGGAGCCTATTATGAAATTGGAGGTTGTAACTCCGGAAGAATATATGGGTAACATCATTGGTGACCTTAACAAGAGAAGAGGTACAATCAGTGGACAAGAAGAAAAGAACGGTGCCGTTGTTATCAAAGGTTCAGTTCCATTATCTGAAATGTTCGGATATGTTACGACTCTAAGAACACTTTCATCAGGAAGAGCTACTTCTTCTATGGAATTAGAGAAGTACCAGGCTACTCCTCAAAACGTTGCTGAAGATATTATTGCTAAAGCAAAAGGTTAA
- the rpsJ gene encoding 30S ribosomal protein S10 has protein sequence MSQRIRIKLKSYDYNLVDKSAEKIVKTVKATGAVVNGPIPLPTNKRIFTVLRSPHVNKKAREQFQLSAHKRLMDIYSSSSKTVDALMKLELPSGVDVEIKV, from the coding sequence ATGTCACAAAGAATCAGAATAAAACTAAAATCTTACGATTACAACTTGGTAGACAAGTCTGCTGAGAAAATCGTAAAAACGGTAAAGGCTACTGGTGCTGTTGTAAACGGACCAATTCCATTGCCAACGAATAAGAGAATCTTCACAGTGTTGAGATCTCCTCACGTTAACAAAAAAGCAAGAGAGCAGTTCCAATTATCAGCTCACAAGAGATTGATGGATATCTACTCTTCTTCTTCTAAAACTGTTGATGCTCTAATGAAATTAGAACTTCCTTCAGGAGTTGACGTAGAAATTAAAGTGTGA